The Acipenser ruthenus chromosome 28, fAciRut3.2 maternal haplotype, whole genome shotgun sequence sequence TTTCCTCCCCTTTCTCCTCCACTGCTTTCTCCACCCCCTCTAATGCTCTCTCgtctccctccttctcctccactGCTTTCTCATCCCCCTCCTTCTCCACTGCTTTCTCATCCCCCTCCTTCTCCACTGCTTTCTCCACCCCCTCTAATGCTCTCTCatctccctccttctcctccactGCTTTCTCAtccccctccttctcctccactGCTTTCTCATGCCCCTCCTTCTCCACTGCTCTCTCATCTCCCTCCTTCTCCACTgttttctcttctctctcctcctccactgctctctcgtctccctccttctccactgctctctcatctccctccttctccactgttttctcttctctctcctcccccaCTGCTCTCTCGtctccctccttctccacccctgcttcctctcctccctcctcttttGGGTAGAACCCACCGAATATGGTTTTCACTGTCACCTCCTCGGACAATTCCAGCATCCACATGCCTTTGCCGAAGTAGCGCAGCTTCCCCTGGTCGGTGTCCTTCACAGCCCAGTCCTGATCGCCCTCCTTTTCCATCCTGATGAACTCCAGCAGGTCTAGGCCAGTCTGCACGGCCTCCACGTCCTTGGCACAGCCCAGCGTGATGTGCGCCCGGCTGCCGCGGGGCAGCTCTTCAGAGAGCGTGGCTTCCTTCTCCGAATCGGCTGGCCACACCTCCAGCTGCTTGTCGCTCAGTCGGACGCGGGCGCCAGCGGTTCTGGGCGTGATAAAAAGGCCCGATATCCGCAGATGAAAGGCAGACCCGAAGAATTCCTTCACAGCCTGCAACGAAGAACAGGGGTTAAATATCCAACAAATTAGGAATCGTACGTTTGTTTTAACTCAGAAACAAGGTCTCCAGACCTCCATTGGCGCTAAAATCATGGACCAACTTCAGAAGCATCCCACATTCTCCGATAAGAAAACGACACTTGTAAAGAGCAAATCCTCTTGCAATGATTGTGGTTCACACCTACTGACCTCTAGTTCCGCGTACTCTTGTGCTCCCGTCGCTTTCCCGTAGTCAGAGAATTTGGTGGTGCAGTGCAGGATCCCCTTGCCATCAAAATATTCCTCCAAGTTTATTCTTGTCTCAGAAGCAGCTCCTCCAACTACACCCAACACATTAACAGACAGATCCATTCAGACAATATGCTGAGCAAAAAGAAAGCAATCTCTTGCAATACAATACATGGGGAGCTCATCTCCAGACAGTCCAGGCATTTTGTTTCAACCATGATCTAAATATTCGTGCAACCCTTAAGCTTataggaaaggggggggggggtagacaaacttttgaaaatgacTTAAACTTCTGTGAGGACCATGGCCAATATTCTTCCAAAGGAAAGTCATTGGGTAAATCACTTTTGTTTGACTTCCTTTCAACAGCAACACCAATCTGGTTTTTGATTCTCTAGTGCTGCACGAAACAGTGATTCGATTATTCAGGTCAAGCGCTCCGCAGGGGAGTGTCACTGCTGTCCATCGGGCGGAATTACCATTGCGAGTGAAAGAAAATAACAGCTGCTTGtgtttgtgatgattgctgcttttcttagattCTGCGGAAATGGCAAACAGCGATCcgcacaaacccaagcagctgtttcttcagtcgTTTCACTTGGgaatggtaaattaacccaaACACCACCagcgaccctcacctgtggaacaGCTTATCCAAATAAATCGGTTCGTGAAACGCTACAGATTTGACAAGGCCCTGTGTCATACCCGCCATGTCAACCGTGCGACTTACAATCACCCCAATGCTCCTTGAATTCATCAAGCTCGCCCAGGGTTTCCAGGAGCTTCTTGCCCATCTCCTTGGTGTGACTCTGGCTCTTGTGAGTCAAGAACCAGCCGTAGAATAGAGGGTAGACCGCCTCCTCCAGGCTTCCCCTCAAGTCCTCTAGCTCCGACTGGGTCAGCTCCCACTGGGTTTTCTCCTCCAGCACGGCACAGTCGTTCTTCCACGGCGTCTTGGGCTCAACGAGGTGGGCCAGGTACTGGTATTCGCTGGCGATGTCGAAGAGCTTCTCCAGCCGCTCCCATTGGTGGTTTGTGTCGTCAATCACGACCACGGCGACGCCCTCCTCGCAGAAACGCCCGGCCTCCTCGTCCAGCTCTTTGTATTTCTCCGGGAGGGCGGGGCACGCCTCGGGTCTGATCTTGTGGTCGGCGGAGATCACGTTGCAGATTCCTTCGTACTTCCCCGCGATGGTACTGGCCAGGGTGCTCTTTCCACTGCCTGGCAGCCCCCTCATTATGAAGAGGGTTCGAGACTCCCTGTATGCGTCGATGCTCGCCTCGTCATCCAGAAAGGGGAAGGCCAGCGAGCCTTCAGCTCTCTCCAGTGCCTGTTCCTGCATTCCGTTGCTGGAGAAATCTGCTTACCTAAATAAATCAAAAGacatgcatttaatttttttttttccccccccaaaaGACAGGTGTGATTAGAACCAGCAGCATAAATTCTATTGCCATTAAGCAGCCCCCCAAAACAAGACTGCTGCCAGTAGTTTAACACCATCAGGGCTAAAGAGAAATACTGATAATTTTATTGACTTCAGAGAAATGGACAGTTATACCAagaatttgttttgtgcagctaatCATGTCTTCTCAAATGGTGCAGTGAAGTGGCTTTATTTGAGGCTTCACATCTTtaaattttaaacatttttataccCCCTGAGGTAGGGCAATTctttacatatacatatatatacatatatatatatatatatatatatatatatatatatatatatatatatatatatatatatatatatataaactcaaaaCCGGTTTAAAAACTCTCAACCAAAACATACGGAGTAGTGATTTAGATTTCAGTCTTTGCTTTTAATAAGCTCAACTATGGCATGTTAAAATATCGTCAGCTAACCAGGGTTGAGGCCACAACACATCACGGTGAGTCAATTACATTGAACAGGAATCCACCCTCGACCCTGCTCCAACACACACCCTGGTCACTGTCATTTTCATCTCCCTTTCAAAAACAAAACCGATAGACATCTGCTGACGAGGTTACATTTGCAGAAAGAaaatacgagagagagagagagagagagagattttcacATCTGGTTGCGTCGCAATGTTCGTGTCTCGAAAAGGCATAAAGTCAAGAACAGGAAAAGTGAGAATTTCACCGTTTAAAATCCCAAAACAAACGCGCAtgctgctataaaaaaaaataaccgttGACTGAAACGCTTACTGGAGTACTCCTGGCAAGTTATTTAATTGCACAAAGTAAGTAAATTCGACCATGCCCTCACCACTGTGGGTATATGAAGCAAGGGGAGTGttttcaaaaatgaaaacacCAACAACGTGTATATTACTTTTAGTTCGGGAGGTAGTTGTCCCCCATGATCACAAACACCACCAAACTGAACTTAACAGGGTGCTGTTCccatattaaaatatacattttgaacCATTTCCACCGATATTGTCTTGCGTAGGTAGGATAGAACAACAGAAGTAAACAGTAGGCGCGGCTGTCGAAAAAATAAATCgcttacattaaaataaaataaaacaaaaacgtgtGCAGAacactctttaaaaaaacaattgtttgTATGTATCTATTTATTCTATCTGTCGAATGTGTTGACCTGGCTTTACTCGATAACACGTAGTGTTAAAAGCCACATTAAAAGAATCTGCAAAATAAAACGTTTtttgcaacaaacaaacaaaacaaagtcaaacCTAACATGCAGATTCAATTGGTGGCATTTTCTATCATGCATTccgtataaaaaaataaataaactacatttaAACTCACCAGTTTAGTTAGTAGAAGCTATTCCCGTGTGCACCCTTATGTCTTCTGCACAAATTACAATCCCGGCTTTACCTCCAGgcttttgaagaagaaaaaaagtgctCGCGAACGTTTACCACATGGGCGTGGAACTATTAAGCGCGCTCCCGTGCAACAGTGACTAGCACAGCATTAACTTATGAAtgctgcttaaaaaaacaaaaaaaaacgtaacatgttttaattaattcaACATGCAATCGTTTATTGACCGTGTATATACTAACAAGCGGTGTTGAGGTCCGTGTGTAAAATATTAATACCGCACAAGAAACTATTCAAGTTATTTCTTTAAAGGTAACAGGTTGCCCTTTACAAGTGGTCTTTAGATTTGCCTGTATTTGTAAAGTGGGACAATGGTACAGCAATCGATTTTAAAGTATCTTTAATAGGGAAAGGCGAATGTAACGCATTTTCAACCTGAATTGCAATCTCGATTTAGTCCTGTACTGCGGAGTCCTGAATtgaagtgctgtgtttttttaattgacactAGAGGGCCCCATCGAGCCTTCATTTTTATCAAAGGAGGCTTGCTACAGCAACTGTGGTTCAGATTAtatggcatattattattattattattattattattaatgagtcatttagcagactcttttatccaaagcgatttacagagccTAGGGGGTGagctgtgcatcacaactgctgctgcagagtcacttacaataggacctcggtattacgtctcatctgaaggatggatCTCTGACCTTTCCCAACTCCTGCATCGTATGCTACTTCTATAAGTGTGCATAAAACAGAGTAAAACAACACTTATGAATCATGTGTAGAAATCTTgagtttttatttacaaaatcaaGGGGAATTGTCGCTTTAAATCATTTGAGAGGAAAGCATTGCATGAGGCATTGCGAGAGAATTTTGACAGCTTTATAAGATCAGGAAATCAGCTTTATAAGATCAGTTTAgaaacacatttcatttatttgaCTATGGGAAATAAATAGAGGCAGGTATCGCTGGAGGACACGTGGCTTCAGTCATCATTGGTTTCTTCCTTATCTTCTGTGCTTTCCTCGTTCAGAGTCTCATTACCTGTAGGAAACAACAACAGACATTACTAACAGCTTCTCCAAATTAAAACTGGTGTCTCCCCCGCCCCCACAAGATTCCCTTGCCATTTCCTCCTGCATGATTTATTCTATTCAGACTTAGCAACTGCGATGTTCTTGTGAAATCAATGGGTCTGTACTGCctttatatgtacagtactatGTAAAACGGGTCAGATTTTAATACCATTCGCGACGTCCTGATTTTTTTCAGCTCCATCCCCCAGCTTTTCCGTTTCAAGCTGCTCGACAATGCGTTTGTTAGCATCTTCAAGAGCCTgtgaaataagaaaaacaaaaacacacctgCAGTTAACCTCATGCTTCTAAGGTTTCACTTTCAAAGGCTAGTTTAGACATTGTGGTCTTTTCAAGCAGCTacattttgtataaaatacaGAGAGGTATCAATTGCATTGGTTACTAGAGCACCTTCCCTCAAACTGACTATTTGCCCATGCTTAGGGAAAGCATTTTGCTGTTCTAGAAAAGAATCTGGGTGTTCTGGGGTAGTTAAACAGACAATGTATTCACAAATACAATGTCACCTTTCCGAGGTCTGTCGTTCGGACACTTTTAAAATTCATCCACTGCTAACTTACATTCCTGATGGCCTCCTTCGCTGACTCGTCGTTTATCAGCTTTGCCTTCTCCAGAGCCTTTTCAAAATATGTGACTGCTGCCTGGTAGTGTCCCAGTTTCACTGCGGGCACAATGagaagaaccattttaaaaaaaagaataacatggCTTTTTAACTCTTAAACATTTCCAGGTGTTTATTAAATGTCCCTGTGTAGTGGAAATGCTACAAAATGAGCAGTTAACATTTTAAACCCAACGGTGCCTGCTATGGTTTGGTGGTCAGAGTGACCACAGCTAGAGTATGTCCGAACCAGCCCGCAGTCCCAAGCTGCCTGTCTCACCCTCGGACTGTGCCACCAGCACACTGGCGTTCAGCTGCCACTCGTCATCTTCTGCCTCCGTGGCTGATGCCAGGGACTTCTCTCCGTAGTCCAGGGCCTCAGTGTGGTGGTCCAGTTCCAGGTAGCAGCGTCCGATCTCGTGGAACAGCCACGTCTTCTCCAGACTTGACCTGGCAAGCGGGATCTTCTCCTCCCAACTGGAAgaacgggggtgggggggggtgggggggctggaTTTTAACCTGTGCAGTGCTGGCTTATGAAAGTGACCACGGGAGGGTCTTATTCTGAAATCTCTTATTCAGTTATTTAAAGGAATAAGACATTTCAAAGACATCAGTGTAGGACAATCTCACGCATAACGAACACTGACCTAAAGAGGAAACGGATAACCGATAACACGGTTCACTTACACTTCTATTGCTTGTGGGAACTTGCCGATCCTTGCATACACTCGACCGACGTTGTCCAGCGCCCTGGATTTAGATTCCGGAAGATTACTGTTCAAAAACAACagaaacaaatgtattattaaatacaCTTGAATTAGGTAATGGTCCAGTGCAGTGTACAAAACCGCCTCCACCGAAACCTTATTTCCAGGTCCTTAACCAGCATTGCTTCCGTACTTTTGCCTGGCAATCTCCAGGTCCTTGTTGTGGCACTCCAGTGCTCCGTCCATGTCTCCGATCTCGATCTTGGCGTTCCCGAGGCAGCTGTGCAGATTCCCGATCACCTCCTTCTTATTGGGAACGTCCTCGTCCGACCAGCCCTGCACTGTCTTCAGCACCTGCCTGGCTTTCCTGCAGCTCAGCTCGGGGTCACCTGCAGCCAGGGCTGAAAACAACAAGCCGTTCAAATGAAATACAGACATGTTCATGCCTTTGCATGCCTTTGACATTATAGTATAGAGAAGTACAATCAAACACCCCTTGACATGGTAAGTAAGACTCCTGCAAGGACTGGTAGACACGCATACCTGTGTGTGAACTAAGGCAtagtggcatatatatatatatatatatatggataggACTGTTACTTATTTTACCCACTGCAGCCGACAGATTAGGTTAAAGCAATATCAAGTCTGTTGTTCACAGACCAATACTACTAGCACTTGATTGTAAATGAGGTTCTCTACAGTTTTTtgagaaacagcagcagcagcagattcCCTGTGTTTGTTTACCCAGGTCGATCTCTTCCAGGCTGTTCAGGATGTATTTGGTGGGGTCGGAGGAGGGCTTGCTCTGCTTGGTTTTGTTCCATTGCTGCTGCATCAGCTTGCGATCCCTCTCCCGGGCGTAGATGGGCTTCTGCTGCCTCCAGAACTCGGTGCGTGTGTCCAGGTAGGTGATGGCACTCAGGATCAGGTCGTGGACTTTGATCCCACTGCGTGTGTTACTTTTTACCAGGTCTGTGGAAAGAGGAACACGAACACATACATGTGAGCTTGCTGAGCTTAgcaagtttgtttttgttgtgaatTGTGGCATTCACATTATTAAGGTATATAACTTCTGTGTGAAGTTGTTTTTTGATTacatacacttaaaaaaaaaaacccaccaaactATTATGCTCCTATGTGTTCTTCTGCCCTGAAATATTGTGCAGTTTGatttcacaaaatacagtaaatattggGGTGGGGGAATCCTTTCACTCTAAATTCTCAGCCCCTTACagactcccccctcccccttcttgTCAGTGGATTACAGTGGGGTTGTGTCTTCTACCCTGGTCTTTGAGCAGTTTCTCCAGGTACTCCTTGTCGCTGTACAGTTCCCCCAACAGCTGCCGAACTGTCTTCTCGCTCCTCGGACTCTTGCTCTGCTGTTTCTGTTCCTTCTTTAGAGGCCGGATCGGCGCGTTTGCCTTGCCTTTCTTACCCTGCAAGGGGCAAGAGGAAGGATTTatacacaagcacactgcagcctTACAGACACAAATCTCTTTCAGATGTGAATGCTGCCTAACGTTTTTGTAACCACGTAGCGAgaagagaggaaaacaaaacctcGCTGTTGTGTGGCTTCAGTCCAGCCAGTGTTGAATTACCGTTACGATGAGTAATGTTACCTCTTCCTTTTTATGAAAGAAGGATAGGTCTCCTTTATTTTCCAGTTTCACAGATGCAGGGCCtggggtataaaaaaaaacaaaaaaaaaaaccatgggtTAACAAACTCTTGGTAAATAGCAtagggaagaaccgtctcccagagttgtatcccatttaagcagaaagcTGGATTATCAGGATCCTGATTAGGCAGCGCCGAATGTATCGCTAATCAGTCAAGTATCAAAATTCTAAGTGAAACAGCAATGCTGACCTTTTGCGTTAAACAATTTAGTTGTCTAATCTAATGCAATCCAATGCTTGGACTAGTGATTAAGACACGAGTAATGATGTATGGTTTCCACAATTTGTGTAAAAACCTGGACAGTCTGTGAGTATCTAAGTtaaagcagtcttttttttttacatttgaatgaattttgttttccACTAATGCTATAAAATCCAaactttatttatgtttgttgCTTCATTTTGGCATGGACCCCTTCAGATAACAGgggacctattattattattattattattattattattattattattattattattattattattattattgagtaacttagcagatgcttttattcaaagtgacttacagagactagggggtgaactatgcatcacaactacAATAGGAACTT is a genomic window containing:
- the LOC117434464 gene encoding 2',3'-cyclic-nucleotide 3'-phosphodiesterase-like is translated as MQEQALERAEGSLAFPFLDDEASIDAYRESRTLFIMRGLPGSGKSTLASTIAGKYEGICNVISADHKIRPEACPALPEKYKELDEEAGRFCEEGVAVVVIDDTNHQWERLEKLFDIASEYQYLAHLVEPKTPWKNDCAVLEEKTQWELTQSELEDLRGSLEEAVYPLFYGWFLTHKSQSHTKEMGKKLLETLGELDEFKEHWGDFGGAASETRINLEEYFDGKGILHCTTKFSDYGKATGAQEYAELEAVKEFFGSAFHLRISGLFITPRTAGARVRLSDKQLEVWPADSEKEATLSEELPRGSRAHITLGCAKDVEAVQTGLDLLEFIRMEKEGDQDWAVKDTDQGKLRYFGKGMWMLELSEEVTVKTIFGGFYPKEEGGEEAGVEKEGDERAVGEEREEKTVEKEGDERAVEKEGDERAVEEEREEKTVEKEGDERAVEKEGHEKAVEEKEGDEKAVEEKEGDERALEGVEKAVEKEGDEKAVEKEGDEKAVEEKEGDERALEGVEKAVEEKGEEKENQQEGKPAEGKKKGKCTIM
- the odad4 gene encoding outer dynein arm-docking complex subunit 4 isoform X1, translated to MSNNQDEGEQGPKSSFITYVAEGDQLFIKGEFAKAIESYTTALILQPTEKNCLVARSKCYLKLGDPENALKDAETSLKNEKEFFKGLYQKAEALYAMGDFEFALVFYHRGHRLRPELQEFRLGIQKSQEAIDNSVGSPASVKLENKGDLSFFHKKEEVTLLIVTGKKGKANAPIRPLKKEQKQQSKSPRSEKTVRQLLGELYSDKEYLEKLLKDQDLVKSNTRSGIKVHDLILSAITYLDTRTEFWRQQKPIYARERDRKLMQQQWNKTKQSKPSSDPTKYILNSLEEIDLALAAGDPELSCRKARQVLKTVQGWSDEDVPNKKEVIGNLHSCLGNAKIEIGDMDGALECHNKDLEIARQNNLPESKSRALDNVGRVYARIGKFPQAIEVWEEKIPLARSSLEKTWLFHEIGRCYLELDHHTEALDYGEKSLASATEAEDDEWQLNASVLVAQSEVKLGHYQAAVTYFEKALEKAKLINDESAKEAIRNALEDANKRIVEQLETEKLGDGAEKNQDVANGNETLNEESTEDKEETNDD
- the odad4 gene encoding outer dynein arm-docking complex subunit 4 isoform X2, which codes for MSNNQDEGEQGPKSSFITYVAEGDQLFIKGEFAKAIESYTTALILQPTEKNCLVARSKCYLKLGDPENALKDAETSLKNEKEFFKGLYQKAEALYAMGDFEFALVFYHRGHRLRPELQEFRLGIQKSQEAIDNSVGSPASVKLENKGDLSFFHKKEEGKKGKANAPIRPLKKEQKQQSKSPRSEKTVRQLLGELYSDKEYLEKLLKDQDLVKSNTRSGIKVHDLILSAITYLDTRTEFWRQQKPIYARERDRKLMQQQWNKTKQSKPSSDPTKYILNSLEEIDLALAAGDPELSCRKARQVLKTVQGWSDEDVPNKKEVIGNLHSCLGNAKIEIGDMDGALECHNKDLEIARQNNLPESKSRALDNVGRVYARIGKFPQAIEVWEEKIPLARSSLEKTWLFHEIGRCYLELDHHTEALDYGEKSLASATEAEDDEWQLNASVLVAQSEVKLGHYQAAVTYFEKALEKAKLINDESAKEAIRNALEDANKRIVEQLETEKLGDGAEKNQDVANGNETLNEESTEDKEETNDD